Proteins from a genomic interval of Pseudomonas anuradhapurensis:
- a CDS encoding NAD-dependent epimerase/dehydratase family protein, which yields MADAPILITGGAGFIGSHLCDALLDKGYAVRILDDFSTGRRDNLQVDHPRLQLIEGDVADAALVTQAAAGCGAVVHLAAVASVQASVEDPVRTHQSNFIGTLNVCEAMRVHGLRRVLFASSAAVYGNNGEGESIAEDTPKAPLTPYAVDKLASEQYLDFYRRQHGLEPVVFRFFNIFGPRQDPSSPYSGVISIFSERAVQGLPITVFGDGEQTRDFLYVGDLVQVMVQALEQAQVEEGAVNIGLNQATSLNQLLAALKTVVGSLPPISYAAARSGDIRHSRADNQRLLARFDFPQATPIVEGLARLLGKG from the coding sequence ATGGCTGACGCCCCCATCCTGATCACCGGCGGTGCCGGCTTCATTGGCTCCCACCTGTGCGATGCGTTGTTGGACAAAGGCTACGCCGTACGCATTCTCGACGACTTCTCCACCGGCCGGCGCGACAACCTGCAGGTCGATCACCCACGGCTGCAGCTGATCGAAGGCGATGTTGCCGATGCCGCGCTGGTGACCCAGGCGGCGGCCGGCTGCGGTGCCGTGGTACACCTGGCAGCGGTGGCCTCGGTACAGGCCTCGGTCGAGGACCCGGTGCGGACCCACCAGAGCAATTTCATCGGCACCCTCAACGTCTGCGAAGCCATGCGCGTGCACGGCCTGCGCCGGGTGTTGTTCGCCTCCAGCGCAGCGGTATATGGCAACAATGGCGAAGGCGAATCGATTGCCGAAGACACCCCCAAGGCGCCGCTGACGCCCTATGCCGTGGACAAGCTGGCCAGTGAGCAGTACCTGGACTTCTACCGTCGCCAGCATGGCCTGGAGCCGGTGGTGTTCCGCTTCTTCAATATCTTCGGGCCGCGTCAGGACCCGTCCTCGCCTTACTCCGGAGTGATCAGCATCTTTTCCGAGCGCGCGGTGCAGGGCTTGCCGATCACGGTGTTCGGCGACGGCGAGCAGACGCGGGACTTCCTCTACGTGGGTGACCTGGTACAGGTGATGGTGCAGGCGCTGGAGCAGGCCCAGGTCGAGGAGGGCGCGGTGAACATCGGCCTCAACCAGGCCACCTCGCTGAACCAGTTGCTGGCGGCGCTGAAGACGGTGGTCGGTAGCTTGCCGCCGATCAGCTACGCGGCGGCGCGTTCGGGTGACATTCGCCATTCGCGGGCGGATAACCAGCGCTTGCTGGCGCGGTTCGACTTCCCGCAGGCGACGCCGATCGTCGAAGGCTTGGCGCGGCTTCTGGGTAAGGGCTGA
- a CDS encoding winged helix-turn-helix transcriptional regulator: protein MLDENNARCPVARALEVLGDRWALMILRDAFDGLRRFSEFQKNLGLAKNILASRLKLLVESGLLTLQPASDGSAYKEYVLTEKGRSVFPVVVGLRQWGERFLFEPGEPRSALVEGVTGQALEILQVRSRDGRVLAAEDCQRKVVQHP, encoded by the coding sequence ATGCTCGATGAAAACAACGCCCGCTGCCCGGTGGCACGGGCCCTGGAGGTGCTGGGTGACCGCTGGGCGCTGATGATTCTGCGCGATGCCTTCGATGGCCTGCGGCGCTTCAGTGAATTCCAGAAAAACCTGGGATTGGCGAAGAACATCCTTGCGTCACGCCTGAAGCTGCTGGTGGAGAGCGGGCTGCTGACACTGCAACCGGCATCGGATGGCAGTGCCTACAAGGAGTACGTGCTGACCGAGAAAGGCCGATCAGTGTTTCCGGTGGTGGTCGGCTTGAGGCAATGGGGCGAGCGGTTTCTGTTCGAACCCGGTGAGCCGCGTTCGGCGTTGGTGGAGGGTGTTACCGGGCAGGCGCTGGAGATATTGCAGGTTCGAAGCCGCGATGGGCGAGTGCTGGCGGCCGAGGATTGCCAGCGCAAAGTGGTGCAGCATCCGTGA